The Lycium ferocissimum isolate CSIRO_LF1 chromosome 1, AGI_CSIRO_Lferr_CH_V1, whole genome shotgun sequence genome includes a region encoding these proteins:
- the LOC132050155 gene encoding uncharacterized protein LOC132050155, with translation MIFLRHHLHEGLKTEYLTVKDPLELWNNLKDRYEHLKLTVLPKVRYDWMHLRLQDFKTGTDYNSAIHQVSSVLKLCGETITDEHSLEKTFTTFHASNVLLQHQYLEKGFKKYADLISCLLVAKQNNTLLMKNHESRPTGSAPFPEVNATAGYDKPERRKNNYRGHGHGRGRGRGRGRGRGRERGRHNYRQRNENKQ, from the coding sequence ATGATTTTCCTTCGTCATCATCTCCATGAAGGATTAAAAACTGAATATTTAACTGTGAAAGATCCACTTGAATTGTGGAATAATTTGAAGGATCGATATGAACACCTAAAGCTGACGGTATTACCGAAAGTTCGATATGACTGGATGCATCTCCGGCTCCAAGATTTTAAAACTGGCACTGATTATAATTCTGCTATCCATCAAGTAAGTTCCGTATTAAAATTGTGTGGAGAAACTATCACTGATGAACACTCACTGGAGAAAACTTTTACCACTTTTCATGCTTCAAATGTGTtgctacaacatcaataccttGAAAAGGGGTTCAAAAAGTATGCTGATTTAATTTCATGCCTACTTGTGGCTAAGCAAAATAATACTctattaatgaaaaatcatgaatcCCGGCCCACTGGGTCTGctccattccctgaagtgaatgcaACAGCAGGTTATGATAAGcctgaaagaaggaaaaataattacCGTGGTCATGGCCATGGTCGTGGACGTGGACGCGGACGTGGACGCGGACGTGGACGTGAAAGGGGACGTCATAATTATCGTCAGCGTAATGAGAATAAACAATAG
- the LOC132050147 gene encoding tetraspanin-20: MSTSCCQGLIAFVLKFLNFLQTFIGVSIIIYSAYMLNHWQHHHNLLTHYHDAQFSNLASIVAFQDGYQFNKNSLPAPWFIYAFMGIGIILCCITCIGHVGAEAVNGCCLCFYSLLMTVFVLLEISLVSFIALDRRWEKDLPMDPTGELHSLRTFIEQNMDICKWIGIAVIVIQAFSLFLSIVLRALVSPRINHDMEGDYDVIGRTREPLLDPHLSQTSVLAKGDARGGHSDIWSSRMREKYHLDGEGRQHIPSQNPS, translated from the exons ATGTCAACGTCATGTTGCCAAGGTCTCATAGCATTTGTTTTGAAATTCCTCAATTTCTTACAAACCTTCATTGGTGTTTCCATTATCATTTACTCTGCTTATATGCTTAACCACTGGCAACATCACCACAACCTTCTTACTCATTATCATGATGCCCAATTCTCCAATTTGGCCTCAATTGTAGCTTTTCAAGATGGCTATCAGTTTAATAAAAATTCGCTTCCAGCTCCATg GTTTATATATGCATTCATGGGAATTGGTATCATCTTATGTTGTATCACTTGTATAGGGCATGTTGGTGCTGAAGCTGTTAATGGATGTTGCCTTTGCTTT TACTCTTTGCTGATGACGGTTTTTGTACTCCTGGAAATAAGTCTGGTATCATTTATTGCACTTGATCGCCGTTGGGAGAAG GATCTTCCAATGGACCCAACTGGAGAACTTCACAGCCTTCGCACCTTTATCGAACAAAATATGGATATTTGTAAGTGGATTGGCATTGCTGTCATTGTAATCCAG GCATTCTCCTTATTTCTCTCAATTGTTCTCAGAGCTTTGGTTAGCCCTAGAATAAACCATGATATGGAGGgagattatgatgttattggAAGAACAAGGGAGCCACTGCTTGATCCACATTTAAGCCAAACATCTGTGTTAGCTAAAGGTGATGCAAGAGGTGGCCATTCGGACATCTGGAGTTCACGGATGAGGGAAAAG TATCATTTGGATGGAGAAGGTAGGCAGCATATACCAAGCCAAAACCCATCATGA